A genomic segment from Triticum dicoccoides isolate Atlit2015 ecotype Zavitan chromosome 1A, WEW_v2.0, whole genome shotgun sequence encodes:
- the LOC119268148 gene encoding uncharacterized protein LOC119268148, whose amino-acid sequence MAEAEEWERRKRGRRRRRRGRRESDGSDPVEVLGEEVMGLVMELLDARSAARCTAVSRAWFGVAADNRLWAPKCAELMAGKAHIPRLTMIRTASKLSTYSMAIMDGKRNRITKEDLCDHAWEYRFTIAAPEYWRNLDPSWKRTGPPMRRYFHHDGYHSADPHDAVWGGHECEYTIITSFVGDGRIRDHYVRINRWPPMKVSRKEDWSWELSNHLYRYNSIPDAEKEGCTGPLFPVW is encoded by the exons ATGGCGGAGGCGGAGGAGTGGGAGAGGcggaagagggggaggaggaggcggcggcggggcaggaGGGAGAGCGACGGCAGCGACCCCGTGGAGGTGCTGGGGGAGGAGGTGATGGGGCTGGTGATGGAGCTCCTGGACGCGCGCAGCGCCGCACGATGCACGGCGGTCTCCCGCGCCTGGTTCGGGGTCGCCGCCGACAACCGCCTCTGGGCACCCAAG TGTGCTGAACTGATGGCCGGAAAGGCACATATTCCTCGTCTGACAATGATCCGTACTGCATCAAAGTTGTCTACGTATTCAATGGCCATCATGGATGGCAAGCGG AATCGGATCACAAAAGAGGATCTCTGTGATCATGCATGGGAATATCGTTTCACTATT GCAGCACCAGAGTACTGGAGGAATCTCGATCCGTCCTGGAAGCGCACTGGTCCACCCATGCGACGATACTTCCACCATGATGGTTACCACAGTGCAGATCCTCATGACGCTGTCTGGGGTGGCCATGAGTGTGAGTACACGATCATAACAAGCTTTGTCGGTGATGGAAGAATCAGAGATCATTATGTGAGGATCAACCGGTGGCCACCGATGAAAGTGTCGAGAAAGGAAGATTGGAGCTGGGAGCTATCCAACCACCTCTACCGCTACAACAGCATCCCTGATGCTGAAAAGGAAGGATGTACAGGTCCGCTCTTCCCGGTTTGGTGA